One stretch of Deltaproteobacteria bacterium DNA includes these proteins:
- a CDS encoding thrombospondin type 3 repeat-containing protein has product MLTTKSKRLTAGLAFTLWFCASAAHAANVTITVGTIDEDVTLSINGADVLPGAEVVVTQGSTVNFRSILELGPLSEVEFIDTVDIQRAMDVSVHVLELPNDEPGREIALDDDMGYSPDDIFLFRTDSANGDFAFTMDDPPTDAPVRILGLHVMAPSVTLASLGDPSHSGSPVGFAEIFYGSVSTTGFMRIQSRCDGDISSVFNKLEGGSFEFDSDCDDAQDVMAQEVTADFVSIKNTELTWWSMSVIDRIVGGYTSGNSMNDDLPELADMTADPMIWFKAKNPSKWGLFPQTVVEMGNNVPWSFTRLGHGDTVFWETRLQGPLVSLNLTDSPEYVHLLGPVTQMDYFWWGFHGSGEFGVNFYASDLDNAFAPSRFDGDFGSGGTDYWKNLLSTSVPNGYGYQGPSIASKIHLLWLGEGGFYVESDSGAGDVVLALGDEQDLLITSATSSLWFRGPELSQITYETGTDAHWVVEDGLTEIGDVPPVDFHMQISQYERSDGGATHDLEVNAGYKDGSNTFCNVYLAYRSADDYGKPLQKQDYTYHAASGTWTASKTFTTAGAYFLFTVVTQKDGSYGRLTNHSVYVKDTDADTIVDDFDNCVDDPNPNQADSDGDDRGNACDNCVNASNFDQVDTDGDLLGDVCDGCPTDPNKTAPLICGCNQEERDIDTDGTLDCVDGCPTDPDKSVPGQCGCFVPDTDNDGDGTANCLDGCPDNIEKIEPGVCGCDRPDIDSDSDGTPNCIDECPDDPDKTDPGKCGCFVSDEDLNDNGIPDCFESGDDDTDDDADDDADDDADDDTDDDSDDDSDDDDTDDDSDDDSDDDGSTPTDDDEDDDIPDTTGRSGDSLEASDDGGSCGC; this is encoded by the coding sequence ATGTTGACGACGAAGTCGAAGCGACTGACTGCCGGCTTGGCGTTCACACTCTGGTTCTGCGCGTCGGCGGCCCACGCGGCCAACGTCACCATCACCGTGGGCACGATCGATGAGGACGTGACGCTGTCCATCAACGGAGCCGATGTCCTGCCGGGAGCGGAGGTCGTGGTCACCCAGGGCAGCACGGTGAATTTTCGGTCGATCCTCGAACTCGGTCCTCTTTCAGAGGTCGAATTCATCGACACCGTCGACATTCAGCGGGCTATGGACGTTTCGGTGCACGTGCTGGAGTTGCCGAACGACGAACCCGGCCGCGAGATCGCCCTTGACGACGATATGGGATACTCCCCCGACGACATATTTCTGTTTCGCACCGACTCCGCGAACGGCGATTTCGCGTTCACGATGGATGATCCGCCGACGGACGCACCCGTGCGCATTCTCGGCTTGCACGTGATGGCGCCCAGCGTGACCCTCGCGTCGCTTGGCGACCCGAGCCATTCGGGAAGTCCCGTGGGATTCGCCGAGATATTCTACGGCTCCGTCAGCACGACCGGTTTCATGCGCATCCAGTCGCGGTGTGATGGCGATATCAGTTCGGTGTTCAACAAGTTGGAAGGCGGCTCGTTCGAGTTCGACAGCGATTGCGATGACGCCCAGGACGTGATGGCGCAGGAGGTCACCGCCGATTTCGTGTCGATCAAGAACACGGAACTGACGTGGTGGAGCATGTCCGTGATTGATCGGATCGTCGGCGGATACACCAGCGGGAACTCGATGAACGACGACCTGCCGGAACTCGCCGACATGACGGCGGACCCGATGATCTGGTTCAAGGCGAAGAACCCCTCCAAATGGGGGCTTTTTCCGCAAACGGTTGTCGAAATGGGGAACAACGTACCGTGGTCGTTCACGCGTTTGGGGCACGGCGACACGGTGTTCTGGGAAACGCGCCTGCAGGGGCCCCTGGTTTCACTGAACCTGACGGACTCCCCGGAGTACGTTCACCTTCTCGGACCCGTGACGCAGATGGATTACTTTTGGTGGGGCTTTCACGGGTCCGGCGAGTTCGGGGTCAACTTCTACGCATCCGATCTCGACAACGCCTTTGCGCCCTCCCGCTTCGACGGCGACTTCGGGTCCGGCGGAACGGACTATTGGAAGAATCTGCTAAGCACGAGCGTCCCCAACGGCTACGGATACCAAGGTCCGTCCATCGCCTCGAAAATCCACCTCCTGTGGCTCGGCGAAGGAGGATTTTACGTCGAATCCGACAGCGGCGCCGGCGACGTCGTCCTCGCGCTGGGTGACGAACAGGACCTGTTGATCACATCCGCGACGTCGTCGCTCTGGTTCCGCGGACCGGAACTGTCGCAAATCACATATGAAACCGGGACCGACGCCCATTGGGTCGTCGAGGACGGGCTGACCGAAATCGGCGATGTCCCGCCGGTCGATTTTCATATGCAGATCAGCCAATACGAACGTAGCGATGGAGGCGCGACGCACGACCTGGAGGTGAACGCGGGTTACAAGGACGGCTCGAACACGTTCTGCAACGTGTACCTGGCGTACCGGAGCGCCGACGATTACGGAAAGCCGCTGCAGAAACAGGACTATACCTACCACGCGGCGTCGGGAACCTGGACGGCGAGCAAGACGTTCACCACGGCCGGCGCCTATTTCCTGTTTACCGTCGTCACTCAAAAAGACGGATCTTACGGGCGGCTCACCAACCACAGCGTGTACGTGAAGGACACGGACGCCGACACGATCGTCGATGACTTCGACAACTGCGTCGATGATCCCAATCCCAATCAGGCGGACTCCGACGGCGATGACCGCGGAAACGCGTGCGATAACTGCGTTAACGCCTCGAATTTCGATCAGGTCGACACGGACGGCGACCTCCTCGGCGACGTCTGTGACGGATGTCCGACCGATCCCAACAAAACCGCTCCCCTAATCTGCGGATGCAATCAGGAAGAACGGGACATCGACACGGACGGCACACTGGACTGCGTGGACGGGTGCCCCACGGACCCCGACAAGTCGGTGCCCGGTCAGTGCGGGTGCTTCGTCCCCGACACGGATAACGACGGTGATGGGACCGCGAACTGCCTCGACGGTTGCCCGGATAACATCGAAAAAATCGAGCCCGGCGTCTGCGGGTGCGATCGGCCCGATATCGACAGCGACTCCGACGGCACGCCCAACTGCATCGACGAGTGCCCCGACGATCCCGACAAGACGGACCCCGGAAAGTGCGGGTGTTTCGTCTCCGACGAAGACCTGAACGACAACGGGATTCCCGACTGTTTCGAATCCGGAGACGACGACACCGACGACGACGCCGATGACGATGCGGATGACGATGCGGATGACGATACGGACGACGACTCCGACGACGACAGCGACGACGACGACACTGATGACGACTCCGACGACGACTCCGACGACGATGGATCGACCCCGACCGACGACGACGAAGACGACGATATTCCCGACACGACCGGACGCTCGGGGGATTCGCTGGAAGCATCGGACGACGGCGGCTCTTGCGGGTGCTGA
- a CDS encoding crotonase/enoyl-CoA hydratase family protein, producing the protein MESNRDITVERDGHLLMIGVNRPGKKNSFTPDMLNTLGRAYMELETDDDLRCGVLFAHGPNFTAGLDLTLFAERFAEGRLLDAEGGIDPFRLSEPCLTKPVVTAIQGLCLTAGIELMLATDVRVASDDARFAQIEVQRGFFAAGGATIRFVQEAGWGNAMRWLLTGDEFNAAEALRIGFVQEVVETGKQLERAVEIARVIADRAPLAVRATKRLAHLAVRRGFDEGASRLMPDLRPVMETEDAGEGVLSFIERRKANFKGR; encoded by the coding sequence ATGGAATCGAATCGGGACATCACGGTTGAGCGTGACGGGCACCTGCTCATGATCGGGGTCAACCGGCCGGGCAAGAAAAACTCGTTCACGCCCGACATGCTGAACACGCTTGGCCGCGCGTATATGGAACTCGAAACCGACGACGACCTGCGCTGCGGCGTGCTCTTCGCGCACGGCCCGAATTTTACGGCGGGCCTCGACCTCACGCTCTTCGCCGAACGTTTCGCCGAGGGACGCCTGCTCGACGCCGAGGGCGGGATCGATCCCTTCCGTCTGTCCGAACCGTGCCTCACCAAGCCGGTGGTGACGGCGATTCAGGGCCTGTGCCTCACGGCGGGAATCGAATTGATGCTGGCCACCGACGTGCGCGTCGCGTCGGACGACGCGCGCTTCGCACAGATCGAAGTTCAGCGCGGATTCTTCGCGGCGGGCGGTGCGACAATCCGGTTCGTGCAGGAGGCCGGTTGGGGTAACGCCATGCGTTGGTTGCTCACCGGGGACGAGTTTAATGCGGCCGAGGCTTTGCGGATCGGGTTCGTTCAGGAGGTCGTCGAGACCGGCAAACAGCTCGAACGCGCCGTGGAGATCGCCCGCGTCATCGCCGACCGCGCGCCGCTCGCCGTCCGCGCCACGAAGCGCCTTGCGCACCTCGCGGTCCGGCGCGGTTTCGACGAGGGGGCGTCACGGCTGATGCCGGACCTGCGTCCCGTGATGGAGACGGAAGACGCCGGGGAGGGCGTGTTGAGTTTCATCGAGCGACGCAAGGCGAACTTCAAGGGTCGCTGA
- a CDS encoding PQQ-like beta-propeller repeat protein: protein MRVRTVLAIFVFVFLAQAACATGDDDDDSGGDDDGEPDDDSTDDDAADDDSGGYDYGVPVKQTSPWPMYRRTERHTGRSPILPEPNDREPWAFRMEKGMFHEPVIDDDGTIYMGSADTRIYAIGPDGVEKWRFQAGEINDSTAIIAADGTIFVPSGDGFVYALNPDGTERWRLAADGLEGYITWWEGHITMGPTGILFAGNDDRNLYAFTQLGEVWWTYPVSDQIWSCPAVGANGDLFFGSNDLVVRSLTQFGEMRWWKPTLGPVAGSPAISDDGATVYVGSFDGHVHAYDTATGALRWSFAARDHFYASPALAEDGTIVIGSADGTMYALDPDGTLRWAFDTLEPIRSSASIDGAGNIYFGSSDGRLYALSSDGAKLWSFDTTESDRNDLNGSPAIAKDGVVIGGEAGVLHYVPFGWCETSSDERCDTTPGEGLPDNGALLLHYTNGGSSRPAIEGAVNPSEVLTFRLVVREGGETIRARIDADALDVSLDPPVEHRVEVSADGNFVSVIPEEPMAFGEACTATLNGSYLVGGTRVGNRVIGGETGGSFGGTFAWNVAESTGGGFPVRVEDDAVSVLLMRRIAVPQPPMMTTFNQIGFDSYNFMLAPVARDDDSGRVVFLMAEGTPGLDPTILLPTRTLIAFNGDFVDRYFVLHSDEFAVDVASVHIVLDLFRVSGRIEDDLTSPGLSAYAEVLCDNVEFFGFALDLLGLCHPETGKMIANGSAMLEPHDGGLGTRPPGLNVESIVWHPTGGKHGFGYVEATFAPNDYVADLHQVALVLIDPDETRAVELEYGALTQVITDDDGHLARVRLNFKSELDLSELDVYVIFDLYPISHSGF from the coding sequence ATGCGTGTGCGAACCGTGTTGGCGATTTTCGTGTTCGTCTTCCTGGCGCAGGCCGCATGCGCGACCGGCGACGATGACGACGATTCGGGCGGAGACGACGACGGCGAGCCCGACGACGACTCGACCGACGACGACGCGGCAGACGACGACTCGGGCGGGTACGACTACGGCGTTCCCGTGAAGCAGACCTCGCCGTGGCCGATGTATCGGCGCACCGAGCGACATACCGGACGCAGCCCTATCCTGCCCGAACCGAACGACCGGGAACCGTGGGCATTCCGCATGGAAAAAGGGATGTTTCACGAGCCCGTCATCGACGACGACGGCACGATCTACATGGGTTCCGCGGACACGCGCATCTACGCGATCGGACCCGACGGCGTCGAGAAGTGGCGCTTTCAGGCGGGCGAGATCAACGACTCGACCGCGATCATCGCCGCGGACGGAACGATCTTCGTACCGTCGGGCGACGGATTCGTGTACGCGCTGAATCCGGACGGCACCGAGCGGTGGCGGCTCGCGGCGGATGGGCTCGAAGGCTACATCACGTGGTGGGAGGGCCACATCACGATGGGCCCGACGGGCATCCTCTTCGCGGGCAACGATGACCGCAATCTCTACGCGTTCACGCAACTCGGCGAGGTCTGGTGGACGTACCCGGTGAGCGACCAGATCTGGTCTTGCCCGGCGGTCGGTGCGAACGGCGATCTCTTTTTCGGGTCCAATGACCTCGTGGTGCGTTCATTGACGCAGTTCGGCGAAATGCGCTGGTGGAAACCGACGCTCGGTCCCGTGGCGGGATCGCCCGCGATCAGCGACGACGGCGCGACGGTGTACGTCGGCTCCTTCGATGGTCACGTCCACGCCTACGACACCGCGACCGGCGCTCTGCGATGGTCCTTCGCGGCGCGCGATCACTTTTACGCGTCGCCCGCGCTGGCCGAGGACGGGACGATCGTGATCGGCTCCGCGGACGGAACGATGTACGCGCTCGATCCCGACGGCACGCTGCGGTGGGCGTTCGACACGCTCGAACCGATCCGCTCGTCGGCCTCGATCGACGGCGCGGGCAACATCTACTTCGGTTCGTCGGACGGCAGGCTCTACGCGCTCTCTTCGGATGGCGCGAAGCTGTGGAGCTTCGACACGACCGAAAGCGACCGCAACGATTTGAACGGTTCGCCCGCCATCGCGAAGGACGGCGTCGTCATCGGCGGCGAGGCGGGCGTGCTGCACTACGTTCCGTTCGGCTGGTGCGAGACGTCGAGCGACGAGCGGTGCGACACCACGCCCGGCGAGGGACTTCCGGACAACGGCGCTCTCCTGTTGCATTACACCAACGGCGGCTCCTCGCGCCCGGCAATCGAGGGCGCGGTGAACCCGTCCGAAGTCTTGACGTTCCGGCTGGTCGTGCGCGAGGGCGGCGAGACGATCCGCGCACGCATCGACGCGGACGCGCTCGACGTGTCGCTCGATCCGCCGGTCGAGCATCGCGTGGAGGTCTCGGCGGACGGCAACTTCGTCTCCGTCATTCCCGAGGAGCCGATGGCCTTTGGCGAGGCGTGCACCGCCACGCTGAATGGGAGCTACCTCGTCGGAGGCACGCGCGTCGGCAATCGGGTGATCGGCGGCGAGACCGGCGGCTCGTTCGGCGGCACGTTCGCGTGGAACGTCGCCGAGTCGACTGGAGGCGGTTTTCCCGTCCGCGTGGAGGATGACGCCGTTTCGGTCCTCCTGATGCGACGTATCGCCGTCCCGCAGCCACCAATGATGACGACGTTCAACCAAATCGGATTCGACAGCTACAACTTCATGTTGGCGCCGGTCGCCCGCGACGACGACTCCGGCCGCGTCGTGTTCCTGATGGCCGAGGGCACGCCCGGCCTCGACCCGACGATTCTCCTGCCGACCCGAACACTCATCGCCTTCAACGGCGACTTCGTGGATCGGTACTTCGTACTGCATTCCGACGAATTCGCGGTCGACGTCGCAAGCGTGCACATCGTGCTCGACCTGTTTCGCGTCAGCGGGCGGATCGAGGACGATCTGACCTCGCCGGGACTCTCAGCGTACGCCGAGGTGCTGTGCGACAATGTCGAGTTTTTCGGCTTCGCGCTCGACTTGCTTGGGCTGTGCCATCCCGAAACCGGAAAGATGATCGCGAACGGTTCGGCGATGCTCGAGCCGCACGACGGCGGCCTCGGCACGAGGCCGCCCGGACTCAACGTGGAGTCGATCGTGTGGCATCCCACGGGTGGAAAACACGGGTTCGGCTACGTCGAGGCGACGTTCGCCCCGAACGACTACGTCGCCGACCTGCATCAGGTCGCACTTGTGCTGATCGACCCCGATGAAACACGCGCGGTGGAGCTCGAATACGGGGCGCTCACGCAGGTCATCACGGACGACGACGGACATCTCGCCCGTGTTCGCCTGAATTTTAAAAGTGAACTGGATCTTTCGGAACTGGACGTGTACGTTATCTTCGATCTGTACCCGATATCCCATTCGGGTTTTTGA
- a CDS encoding TonB-dependent receptor codes for MLVCALIAGFVAAAIADDEPDAESTEKNLDEYKVTARRVNESLADPPAFVESIDMSEYEGRFVTTPEVLARAVGVNVRDFGGLGRLSTVSIRGASAEQVVVLVDGVRVNPASGGGVDLSSIPPAHIERIEVIRGGDSAFFGDAAIGGVVNIVTKRAGGETANSGSLSYGSFNTLQNSAARSEGFERASYLASATYFHSDGNFGFRNNNGTEFNDEDDFDDIRKNNETDNRGALMKASFTPGNHLEIGAQNEFYSSERGVPGLVTFPSPNVHEEELRNTATLTLAIADLPVNRLSWRTRLSYPYREDTYKDPRGEQTGVPQRTEQATHSPDVEQTIQFVWGTHQIWTASGQFRRDDLRDDDFDNPTRDTVSGAIRDQILLAKDVVTLVPAVRYDDVSDAGDAWNPKFGAAVKPLDWMTIKGNAGQSFRAPSFAELYYNHGFVEGNPELHPERATSYDAGAQLHTSWLFFEGAAFRSDIEDLIEYVLVSGFRYKPYNIGRARLDGVELSMRFEPVHFAALSGTFTLLRARDLERGGDDDTQIPGRPRHTGFARAEGHWDVFTPFVEFHYVGGNFITAANTKLLPERKIWNVGLTTRANDHVTLGMEAKNVGNDEAVDVRGFPLPGRSVFMTVAVDF; via the coding sequence GTGCTCGTTTGCGCGCTGATCGCGGGATTTGTCGCGGCGGCGATCGCCGATGACGAGCCGGACGCGGAATCGACGGAGAAGAATCTTGACGAATACAAGGTCACGGCGCGGCGCGTGAACGAGTCGCTCGCCGATCCGCCGGCCTTCGTCGAATCGATCGACATGAGCGAATACGAGGGGCGTTTCGTGACGACGCCCGAGGTGCTCGCGCGGGCCGTGGGCGTGAACGTGCGCGACTTCGGCGGGCTCGGCCGGCTCTCGACGGTGTCGATTCGCGGGGCGAGCGCCGAGCAGGTCGTCGTGCTTGTGGACGGCGTGCGCGTCAACCCCGCGTCGGGCGGCGGCGTGGATCTCTCCTCGATCCCTCCCGCGCACATCGAGCGCATCGAGGTCATTCGCGGCGGCGACTCGGCGTTCTTCGGCGACGCGGCGATCGGCGGCGTCGTCAACATCGTCACAAAACGGGCCGGGGGCGAAACGGCGAACTCCGGCTCGCTCTCGTACGGATCGTTCAACACGCTACAGAACTCGGCCGCGCGATCGGAGGGGTTCGAGCGCGCGTCTTATCTGGCGTCGGCGACGTACTTTCACAGTGACGGCAACTTTGGCTTCCGCAACAACAACGGGACCGAGTTCAACGACGAGGACGACTTCGACGACATTCGAAAGAACAATGAGACGGACAATCGCGGCGCGCTGATGAAGGCGAGTTTTACGCCGGGAAACCACCTCGAGATCGGGGCGCAAAACGAGTTCTATTCGTCCGAGCGCGGCGTGCCGGGGCTCGTGACGTTTCCTTCCCCCAACGTGCACGAGGAGGAACTGCGCAATACCGCGACGCTCACGCTCGCGATCGCGGACCTGCCGGTGAACCGTCTGTCGTGGCGCACGCGGCTGTCGTACCCCTATCGCGAAGACACGTACAAGGATCCGCGCGGCGAGCAGACCGGTGTGCCGCAGCGGACCGAACAGGCCACGCACTCGCCCGACGTCGAACAGACAATCCAGTTTGTTTGGGGCACGCACCAGATCTGGACCGCGTCGGGCCAGTTTCGGCGTGACGACCTGCGCGACGACGATTTCGACAATCCCACCCGCGACACGGTGTCCGGCGCGATCCGCGACCAGATTTTGCTCGCGAAGGATGTCGTTACACTGGTGCCCGCGGTGCGTTACGACGATGTCTCGGACGCAGGCGATGCTTGGAACCCGAAGTTCGGCGCGGCGGTCAAACCGCTCGACTGGATGACGATCAAAGGCAACGCGGGGCAGTCGTTTCGCGCGCCGAGTTTCGCGGAGCTGTACTACAACCACGGATTCGTCGAGGGAAATCCCGAACTCCATCCGGAGCGCGCGACCAGCTACGACGCGGGCGCGCAGCTTCACACGTCGTGGCTGTTCTTTGAGGGGGCGGCGTTTCGCAGCGACATCGAGGACCTCATCGAGTACGTGCTGGTGTCGGGGTTTCGCTACAAGCCGTACAATATCGGTCGCGCGCGACTCGATGGCGTGGAACTGTCGATGCGGTTCGAGCCCGTCCATTTCGCCGCGCTCTCGGGGACGTTCACGCTGCTGCGCGCGCGGGATCTGGAACGCGGCGGCGACGACGACACCCAAATTCCCGGTCGCCCGCGCCACACGGGCTTCGCCCGCGCCGAAGGCCACTGGGACGTCTTCACGCCCTTCGTCGAGTTCCACTACGTCGGCGGAAACTTCATCACCGCGGCCAACACCAAGCTGCTTCCCGAGCGCAAAATCTGGAACGTCGGTCTGACGACCCGGGCAAACGACCACGTCACGCTCGGCATGGAAGCGAAGAACGTGGGCAACGACGAAGCGGTGGACGTGCGCGGGTTCCCCCTGCCCGGCCGATCGGTCTTCATGACGGTGGCCGTCGATTTTTAG
- a CDS encoding ATP-grasp domain-containing protein, whose translation MRVIVCDASERSALAAVRSLGRAGHEVHVAATRHPSLASVSRYSSRFFSVSDPMTAPRLFAEQVLGEARRIDAELIVPLTDASCFALGRADHGGLVVQPDIETLELAADKYEVFRLARELGLDVPRTIAIERADSPIPAELSYPLVVKPRRSRVLDGETLVALGVTYAANERELRARLKNLPEGAFPVLLQTRVTGDGVGYFALARDGVVLAEFFHRRLRELPPSGGVSVLREAMVPDAVVRRHSLALIERLAWTGPIMVEFKRDAEGRPNLMEINGRFWGSLQLAIDAGVDFPALLAKMKRGEAFSMPGFRPRLRTRHLLGDIESVAVALAKGSAALPAGRSRWAYLREWLLMGGRAEIESMDDPRPALHEYRTFARKWGRLISRRLFPRTIRGIIHSHTTFSHDGALSVDRFADHLEGKGLAFVAITEHENSVDAESYRRLQAECRKLSRPGFVLIPGIEFATPRRTHILGMNVSEFFDEHDPAKIVRGIHERGGIAVLAHPDETDFERDPEFLSALDGAEAWNAVHDSPFVPSYRNITAIDEIRRINPNLKAFGGVDFHRPGHYRAMRLELRCEANADAILDAFRRGDFRVRGPIYGFGADAQFGFLDRLYIRAIRLLRERAKPVVRKLRRALRLRATEPTVGDARLVAHAIETGNPGGAERVMLHLVDRLPANRFVSRAVLAKPGWLDEQLSARNVPHEIHPVGHLWNFGGVASLARMLRNWQAGAFVTHELYLNVQGAIAARMARVRHVAVVHGNLEYASPWFRRAGYHLALLLGSRIIAVSFAIRDDLAKILRVPRHRIGVIHNGVVIPPIAADKDRAEARTRLGVTDEPTVALVGSLYPVKGHAVLLAAMPMILAEHPRATVFLIGRGRPETEQELRRAAESYGDRVRFLGFRDDVDRLLPGIDVLAVPSLYEGLSLAVCEAMAAGVPVVASRVGGNPEIITDGDDGLLVPVGDHAALAHAICRLLADPDGRAVMGARARETATTLFSMERMIAAYAQEVGG comes from the coding sequence GTGCGCGTCATCGTTTGCGACGCATCCGAACGATCGGCGCTCGCCGCCGTGCGTTCGCTGGGACGAGCGGGACACGAGGTCCACGTCGCGGCGACGCGGCATCCCTCGCTCGCCTCCGTATCCCGATACTCGTCGCGATTTTTTTCGGTCTCCGACCCCATGACCGCACCGAGGCTGTTCGCCGAACAGGTGCTCGGCGAGGCACGGCGAATCGATGCGGAGCTGATCGTTCCGCTCACCGACGCTTCGTGCTTCGCGCTCGGTCGCGCCGATCACGGCGGGCTCGTCGTGCAGCCCGACATCGAAACGCTCGAACTCGCCGCGGACAAATACGAGGTCTTTCGTCTCGCGCGCGAGCTCGGCCTCGACGTTCCACGCACGATCGCCATCGAGCGCGCCGACTCGCCGATCCCGGCCGAATTGTCTTACCCCCTGGTCGTGAAACCGCGACGTTCGCGCGTGCTGGACGGGGAAACGCTCGTCGCGCTGGGTGTGACCTACGCGGCGAACGAGCGGGAACTGCGAGCGCGGCTCAAGAACCTTCCCGAAGGTGCATTTCCCGTGCTCTTGCAGACGCGCGTGACGGGCGACGGCGTGGGGTATTTCGCCCTCGCGCGAGACGGCGTCGTGCTGGCGGAGTTTTTCCACCGGCGCCTGCGCGAGCTCCCCCCCTCGGGCGGCGTGAGCGTGCTGCGCGAGGCGATGGTGCCGGATGCCGTCGTCCGGCGACACTCCCTCGCGCTGATCGAGCGCCTCGCGTGGACCGGTCCGATCATGGTGGAATTCAAGCGGGACGCCGAGGGACGACCGAATCTCATGGAGATCAATGGACGATTCTGGGGGTCGCTGCAACTCGCCATCGACGCGGGGGTCGATTTCCCCGCCCTTCTCGCGAAGATGAAACGCGGCGAGGCTTTTTCCATGCCCGGTTTTCGGCCGCGATTGCGGACGCGCCACCTGCTGGGCGACATCGAGTCGGTCGCCGTGGCACTCGCAAAGGGATCGGCCGCCCTGCCCGCCGGGCGGTCGCGATGGGCGTATCTGCGCGAATGGCTCCTGATGGGTGGGCGAGCGGAGATCGAGTCGATGGACGATCCTCGGCCGGCGCTGCACGAATACCGGACGTTCGCCCGCAAATGGGGACGTCTCATCTCGCGTCGACTGTTCCCCCGAACGATTCGCGGCATCATCCATTCCCACACGACGTTTTCCCACGACGGCGCATTGTCGGTCGATCGATTCGCCGACCATCTCGAGGGAAAGGGCCTCGCGTTCGTCGCGATCACCGAGCACGAGAATTCGGTGGACGCCGAAAGCTACCGCCGACTTCAAGCCGAATGCCGCAAGCTCTCCCGACCGGGATTCGTGCTGATCCCCGGCATCGAGTTCGCCACGCCCCGCCGCACGCACATCCTCGGCATGAACGTGAGCGAGTTTTTCGACGAGCACGACCCGGCGAAGATCGTCCGCGGGATTCACGAGCGCGGCGGAATTGCCGTGCTCGCACACCCGGACGAGACGGATTTCGAACGCGACCCCGAATTTCTGTCCGCCCTCGACGGCGCGGAGGCGTGGAACGCCGTTCACGACAGCCCGTTCGTCCCGTCGTACCGAAACATCACGGCGATCGACGAGATCCGGCGGATCAATCCCAACCTGAAGGCATTCGGCGGCGTGGACTTTCATCGCCCGGGGCATTATCGGGCCATGCGGCTCGAACTGCGCTGCGAGGCGAACGCCGACGCGATTCTCGACGCATTCCGGCGCGGCGACTTCCGCGTGCGCGGTCCGATCTACGGGTTCGGCGCGGATGCGCAATTCGGATTTTTGGACCGGCTCTACATCCGGGCGATCCGCCTGTTGCGCGAACGCGCGAAGCCGGTCGTGCGCAAACTCCGCAGGGCTCTGCGCCTGCGGGCAACCGAGCCGACCGTCGGCGACGCCCGTCTCGTCGCGCATGCCATCGAGACCGGCAATCCCGGCGGGGCGGAGCGGGTCATGCTCCATCTCGTCGATCGCCTGCCCGCGAATCGGTTCGTTTCGAGGGCGGTGCTGGCGAAGCCGGGCTGGCTCGACGAGCAGCTTTCGGCGCGGAACGTGCCGCACGAGATCCATCCCGTCGGCCATCTGTGGAACTTCGGCGGGGTCGCGTCGCTCGCGCGCATGCTGCGCAACTGGCAGGCCGGCGCGTTCGTCACCCACGAACTTTATCTGAACGTGCAGGGCGCGATCGCCGCGCGCATGGCGCGCGTGCGCCACGTGGCCGTCGTGCACGGAAATCTCGAGTACGCGTCGCCGTGGTTTCGGCGCGCGGGTTATCACCTCGCGCTCCTGCTCGGCAGTCGCATCATCGCGGTGAGTTTCGCCATCCGCGACGACCTGGCAAAAATCCTGCGGGTGCCGCGGCATCGCATCGGTGTCATCCACAACGGCGTCGTGATTCCGCCGATCGCCGCGGACAAGGATCGGGCCGAAGCCCGCACGCGACTCGGCGTCACCGACGAACCGACCGTCGCGCTCGTCGGAAGCCTCTATCCGGTGAAGGGCCACGCCGTGCTTCTGGCCGCGATGCCGATGATCCTCGCGGAGCATCCTCGGGCCACGGTCTTTCTCATCGGTCGAGGCCGCCCGGAAACGGAACAGGAACTGCGCCGCGCGGCCGAGTCCTACGGCGATCGGGTGCGTTTTCTCGGGTTTCGCGACGACGTGGACCGGCTGTTGCCCGGGATCGACGTGCTCGCGGTACCGTCGCTCTACGAAGGACTCTCGCTTGCCGTGTGCGAGGCGATGGCGGCGGGCGTGCCGGTCGTCGCGTCGCGCGTCGGCGGCAATCCCGAAATCATCACGGACGGCGACGACGGACTGCTGGTGCCGGTCGGCGACCACGCGGCGCTCGCACACGCGATCTGCCGACTGCTGGCCGATCCCGACGGACGTGCCGTGATGGGCGCAAGGGCCCGCGAGACGGCGACGACGTTGTTCTCGATGGAGCGCATGATTGCAGCCTACGCGCAGGAGGTCGGCGGCTGA